The nucleotide window TggcttttatgtttttattatcttattattttatcgaaaatatcttattttaaaacgGCCTAATTTAAGACCggataaatttattaatttatcgaatattaatttatagagtttctactgtatatacaataatagaATATTCGGTTTCTTTAAACCAATTAAAGCCACGTATACATTATACATGCGATATAACTACCAAGCTTTATTTGATCTTActaaatttaaaccaaacccATTTATTACATAAACATTTTGATCGAGACTGGATCAAATCCAACTGAGCTGAGGACGAGCCGAGGAGGACTCATATTTGGTTTCGACTAGGTTGCGTGTTTATTTACAAAGGAAGGAGCATAACCAAACTAAAGTTGTTCCATGCATAGTAGCCGTTGAAATGGAGATCGATCACATGATGTTACAGAAATGAGGGTTTTCCTCACTGAACATAGAAGTAGCGTTCTCGTCGATATGACCAGAATAAGGCCGTTCCTGATGGTAACCATGGTCGTGTCCGTGGTATCCATGCATATAATAGTTATAAGAATTCACTTTCTCACCATTTTTTGACATGATGATTCTTTTGCGAAACTTCTTCTTGTAGTACTTGTCGTTAAATCCATTAGATTCGGGGTGGTAAGGGCACGACCATAAGCATACCTCTCTTCCTGTAATACTCCTTGCAACTTTAAGAACCTTCTTCTGCTCCGCCGAACCAGTCACCGTTACTTTCTGCTGATTCATATCTATCTGAACATCATGGACTCCTGTTCAATCCAAGACTTGATTACCAATTTTCTTGATTAGCAAGAAAGTAATTCTTGatgaaatgttatatataaacaaGTTACTGATGAAATAAGTTAAAAGATTGTTAACCCATTTTCACTAATTAATTACCCTTAATGCTTTCAAGAGCCTTCCTAACTTTTCTCTCGCAACCAGGACAGTCCATAGGCACATCCATTTCCACTACCTGCGTtcacaaaaatatattcaataaaTGTGTGCATGTACGAGTACCCATGAAAATGGATATAGAGAAAAGTTATTCACCGTCGTCATTTTCACGTTGTAGCGTGAGGCCTTATTAGACTTATCACAGTTTAGTCGATGAATAACTGACTAGAAGAGaaacacatatataaatagGCATCACAGGAATTGAGAATATAGTTGAAGGTctatagaatattatttttatattatgttgCTTCTAcatgaaaattttgtgaaaatGCATGGAAACTGCCTTGAAGTCAAAAGCTTATGTGACCCGGTTTTACAATAATATATAATCTTGAAAAGGATGATCATGATTTGACAGATCAAATTTAGATATTTGCTAACGTCATGACATGAGGATTTTGTGTTTCTTTAGACTATCTCCAACCAATTTCTACTTTTTTCTCTATAACAAAGCAATTCTAAAATACAGATGTTTCTTATTCAAAATGTCTTGCTGTATAATAGGGGAAAATATAGCAATATTCTATCATAGAAAACCACATTGGcacaaaaaaatgattatgTTTTAGAGTTCATctaatatagagaaaattataaagATGAGTTAGAGATCTttttaatatcaaaacaatttaaactacacaaattctaaaaaaaactatctatcttattaaaacataatcacACCAATTTTTGTGgggaaattttatgtttacaactttcatggtaccacttttcatctttaccactaCAAAacggacattttcaaaaatacattattcattaagtggcaaaaaaaCTCTTATActtttatcatttatatatataataaatcattacttaaataaaaaaaaattatattttcgaattatactttttcatattcaaacttttttaaaaaaaaattttgaattgttttttttcgaaatttatctttgaaaatcgaaaattatgtttgaaactatttttttaaattatatttttaaatatttatttatatatttattaaaatcctGAATTTCGCATTCCAAAAATTCTATCCCaccccctcaactctaaaccctaagtttagattagttaaccctataggtataagtgtcttttatttttcattaaaagtgatgGTATAATTGATTAGTATAAACAtaaaaagtggtactatgaatgtggtttTTATGGTAATTTCTCATAATACAAtgctatttaatatattttatactcatcAAAAATctgttatattaaaataaaaatattctatgACACATGAGAAATCATATTACATTGATAACTTAACATACATTTTAATGATATAAAATTGCATTcatttgaatttaaaatatataatacataatatgtTCTTAGAACATgttaaaaatagtaaatatataaaaaattataaaaaagtgaaaattttaacatatcttaaatttttagttCGACAATTAgatattatctaaaaataataattttgaaatagaaaattttaataaaaatagttcCACACTTTTAAAGCGTGGATCCGAATCTAGttataaattacttaatatACATATTGATATAGTTATTTAGCATGGTTAGATTCAAACCATTAGCAACCTTCAAATGAGCTTTAGCCATGTCTTCCAAACAACAATTCCCTAGTTTACTATAATGGTTCTGAATATCATGCTGAATGATGGAGTAAAACGAGAGTTTGAATATCACGCTAATTAAAGTTTGACTAAACCAGTTATCTGGTAAGCTTATATTTTCTTACTTATCTAGTAAGAGTAATATCACGAATATAATAAGTGGAAAGATCGACAAGGAGAAACATTTTGTATATTCCTTGctgtttaaaaagtttaagaagCTTTTGAGTAAATTTCAATGATAATGTTTTTTTGCATAatttatactagattttgacccgcgcaaccgcgcgggtgtttatttttactttttttatacataaattattattttaaaacattagtgatatttttttaacattaatcatatacttaagtgtttatataactattttaaatataataattttataatttagatgttataattaatcattCGGTTAAAACCGTATGTATtttcacttcttattatatatttatcttattgtatttgcatttagttatcaagcaaattattatattcatgagaaaaaatatttgaaaattattttatatttaatttatgctaaattctgacccgtgttTCAAAGCTGTAtttctttttactaatattttttatacttattcattttagataatatattattgtatatacaaaagtataagatatgttaatttttagacatgtattataaggtttgttaattttaagtcgttctatcatcatattatatttttaaaataaataatttatatttatgaaaataaaatttataaatttatcaattgaatatacttttatcatatttatttaagtataataattgtattttaacatgatcatgactataaagtgggtaaaataggatataatttatttattttttattttgtaaacgataacttaaaatatattaaattattgttaaaatacttttacacagatttattagaatttttaaatataatatataaatatatattatatttaaaatgaaaatatattatgattaaagtagttacaaagattttatattataagctttaaagaaataaatgttaatttttatacatgtattatatattttgcttaatccatcttaccaacatattagattttatttttgaacataaatattttatacttatgaaaataaaatttataaaatttataaatttaatacaattttattatacttagctcaatataataattttcttttaacatgattgattatgattatataatatataaaatattacagaattttttattttttattttataaatgattactgaatttattaatgtataataatatttcaaactaatttcaaaattaatgaaaaatatttaaatataatttcgaaaataaagatcttgtaaaaatcttttaaaacagatttgttagatttttcaaataaatatatttatattttaaataaaaagatatcaaaagatattatgattaaagtattttaaagattctatgtattattattcttaataaaatacatttaataagatttctaagtgatggtccaaataaaaaaaatcacacatgaaagaagtcatgacttctcttttaatatataagattgcaTAAGTACTTTTAAATTTCTATACATCATAATCGAACCTGAATCAAATAGAGTAATATGATTACTTTTggttatttagttatttttaagttAAGCTTAATTTGAATTCAACATACCTGAATTGAATTGGTTAATATTCTTACTTTTCATACAAATATCCGTACCGGCGTCAAATACAttagtttttggatatttgtaggTTTGTATATATCAAAACGAAATTCATCTGGACCCGATTCGAAACacacatgaaaatttataataccgaAATAAAGtctagtttcaaaactcaatAAGCATGATAACCCAAAGAAATAACTCGTAGCTGAATAGTTATCTGAATGTCCATGTTTAACTGatacataagtaaataaaaaaacatttgttaaCCATTTTGAATTCTTATCACAAATAGAGTAGTTTCATTCAAATACGTtgaattattatagttaatatgtaaataatcctggcaaaatattatagtaaatatagttaatgagatagttaaaagtgagaaaatgaatgtaaaagataaaataaaaaattgaaaacaaataagttttgtttttatgtcactattatatatcatatatgtcatcatataactaatcatattttatatgtaccataatataagtaatcatataattaatagtattttatacgtaccatcatataaataatcacatatattatatttataaaacttaatatgaaatataaaaaccataatttaagttggtgtttttaattaagctttgtattgtatttttcttatatatactgaaaattatttttttaaatggttattggaaaatattttagtaaaaaataaattttgaatatttgtatatttttgaatcaatttttatataaattaatcttaaattattattttgatttgagttttgtatagaaataattaaaagtgagaaaatgaatgtaaaagataaaataaaaattgaaaacaaataaattttgttttgtacttctgtaataaattatattaacttATTTAGTAGATATAATAAATGAAGTGGTTAAAATTGATTAACAATAgaataaaaatctttaaaaaatcaattaaaataagcAAGTATAATTTGTACTgctatctatgtttccaaacaattctcatttatattactatccaagtttccaaacaactctcaaatgtacttcagttttaataatatagatggtaaatgtctccagaaaattaaaacaaaatgtttCCGCCATAATAATCTGTAACAGCATACGAATTCAAACAAAATCTAAATTCAGTTTTGGATGAAAATAAATTCCCTAATCTTTACTGAATCAAGCTCAAATTTATAACAACAGGTTAGTTGATGTGTGTTTACTGTTAGAAGATTTACGATTATTTGATTACATTAGAATTGTAGAAacataatactccctccgttttttaatataagtcgttttacaactatgcacgtagattaagaaaactattaatttcttatattttctaaacaaaaacatcattaattatttacctaaccacaattcaaccaatagaaaaatataagatatattaccattggtcatacaacattaattattaataaattttacatagaaaaccgaaaacgacatataatttggcacaaaaaattttctctaaaacgacttataataaaaaacggagggagtaatttGTACGCTGTGTTTCacacttttttattaaaagtccTTTCAAGAAGTTTAATTAATACCCGATCGgatttattcattttttgttCAACTATAACAAAAATCTTCTTTTTATGCTGCAAGTTTCAACAGTGTTacaaatacttttaaaaaaaaaacagtgttaCAAATACAATTCTCTATTTATTTAGTCAactcgatttttttttgtatcccAAGAATAATTTGTGAAAACATCTTTAAATTGATAAGTAAacacaaaagtttcaaaaagttcagttaattttttaatgttgcAACAATGTTACTAATGTAATCCAATATCTAATTTGTcaagattaatatatatcttttaactAGGGGTTTTCTTGCAACAtgtaccaaatttttttttaaaaaaattaaattatatttgaaaatatttttgtttttattatttgcttaaaattaatttaatttttaaattaataagaagatagaataaatattttaatttaacaatatatatgtatatattttaaattataatcttagaaattttttttatttattcttttggTTCAAAAATATTAGGGTTTTCTgcaaaaaaaatctcaatgtagtttttttttgcaaattaatGCACAAACTCAAAAGCCCATAGGTCGTCAAACGTTTATTATTTACCAGAAATCAAAAcaatgggggtgattggttgggctttATCTCCatactttagctttatttatttttaaatcactaaattttaccaatcatgctttagctttacttttaaaaattaaaatctacatcaagtttttatttaattttaccaatcatgctttagctttatttttaaagctacagcaaaaaaaataaagcaaaactttttattatgcattttaggcaaaaatgctacatcatatttttataggctgtagaatctgtaaaatgtaaaaaaagatatctataatatcaaataaattatataatcataataaaaacttttataaatattttaattttgaatttgagtgtttttttaattattaagatatttaaataatataaatattatttgcatatcactttttaaattacaaaaatttttgataatttataaacaaaaatattaatataaattattttaattcataaaataataattttatatatacaacacatatttcatatattttattttaaaatatctacagcctataacttacagctacaacaaatttaaTTACAACAAAAGTCTCTGCAGAAAAAGTCTACAGCAACAACTTTACAACTACAACCAATTTATCTACAACTAAACATCTACAGTTAAATTTTTTAAGCCACAgtcgaaccaatcatcaccAATATTAAAcatgaaactaaaaaaattgaGCCCACAGGATTCAAACCCAGCCAACCAACCAATTTATCCAGCGAGCAAACCAACTGGGCTATCAGACATGTTTGTTTCTTGTATATACCAGACAACATATATCCTTGGCGTCGCGACGtctcaaaaataaaacagagtttctctttcgttttagttctgtTATTGTGAAATCGCCTTAAATCATCATGAATTCCAGAATCAATTGAAATTTTGAAGGTTGAGTTGAAAGCCCCAATTCTCCACTCTAAGAACCCTAAATCGCGATTTGAGATTggcaaaaaacttcatattttcgttttaaaacgactttaaaatggaaaaaaaaaactgttttaatcgaaacacaaaaaatatatgtaGTTAAGTATATCTTATAAATGAATATGTCTGATACTCGAGTTGGTTTTCTCgctctttaatgttgtttcatGTATTAATTCGTTTAATAATCAAACACAaatttaacaacttaatatttaataaaaatcgaCAAACACATGTGACAATTTGAAACAATTGATTCAAATTCAGCATATATATggtaaaattattgtatttgaaatagtcatatcaaaatttaaatatatttaaagctAAAAATCATTAACAacgtaaaacaaatatttatgtatataaaaataaaaacaaacatctGTGTGCTGTTccctattatctaattaaaacaGAAATATTCTATAAATTTAATTACGGATTATGTAATTGATATTTTGTAAACGTTTTAATATTTCGTTAAGTGATTTTGTCATTTTTGATTAGaccaaaaatatagaaaactattaaaagttaaatatattatcaaatATATCAATACTAACAGTTAACTATTTTGAAATAAACACGAAGACATAATAAGTATATTCTTCCAATagaatattatcaaatattctACAACATTTAAAACTTACCTAATAACACACAGAAATTAACTACAATCCACGGTTTGATACTTTGATTTTTGAAGATTGTATATAGTACATCCGACATGTATAGAACTTTTATCTAGTGCCTATTTCATCACACACCCTTTAAGATAAGTCCATTGTTTTGGTTTTACAAATGCGAACAATCACCCTAACTCGACGTGATTTGTAAACTGGACTATAACAAACTTTGATTTAAACAGTTTCACGTGCAGACCTAACTAATCAAACTCAAATAAAACAGCACATGCCTATCAAAACAAACACTTTACACAAATAAAAAcatactagagcttgacccgcacGTCCGCGCgggtttagattttttttttgtataaactGTTTAATgacattttaaaacatatagattatttaaatatttttaggttcCTGCGAAACTACCCGGACCTAGAAAGACCTGATTCGAACCTCGTCcgcaaatttataatattcgaatatagtttaattttaaaactcaaaaaCCCATATATCCAAAAAATTGATTCGTACTCGAATGAGTACTTGGATACCAATGTTTAACTGAATttgtaagtaaataaaaagaattgtaaccggtttgaaatttttttctttgttaactGGTTTAAATTTTCCATGAACAATTTCATTTATGCTTGTAAAATTATTATGGTTAACGCGTAAAATAAATGgtgttaaatttttatagtAAATAAAATCAATGAAATAGCTAGTAAGAATGAAAAAAGGAAGATGTAATCAAATACTTTAAAATATGTAAGCTTTGTTTTTTACTTTGTAATAAATGatatcaaattaattataaaagacaataaataaagtagttaaaattagttaaaaaagGAATGACATTTTACTAAGAAACCACTTAAAATATGCAAGTATTATTTTGTACTTCAATGTTAATTAAATAGATGTTTACACATCACATTCttattatgtatatgttgtaATTCATAGTTTAGAATAGCCAATTGCATTAGTTGTTTgttaatctatatatatgtgtgtgtgtgtactttgtaaaaatatttatctataataatgaagaaataaaattatataagtatttaTAACTTTACATATATAGTGATATAAatatacactatatatataattattttagagcttcaataaatatatattaaaatagtgttgttattatttgtaaatatataaaaacatgaatagaaattaaaaaaacaaataagatttACATATAAATTCCATTCATTTCAatttagatgatgttttaggcattaaaatattaaaagatcaAACTTGTAAGATAATTTGTAAGTGAATAAATGGGCAATTAATGTAACATAGTATAAATTAGAAATAGCCAATTAACATAAGTTTCCAGATTAAATAGTTAAAATCTTTTAGAAATAAATAAGTGGGCCTATTCTCAAAATTAGACATATTTAGGTTCTTTTCTGAATGATGATGTTTTTCCAAGTAAAAGgcattagatatatatatatattgtttgatCAGAGTGggataaatttaataaaaaaatattaacaacaTATGTTTTCAGTTGTGATTTGAACGTGAAGAaaacagaatatatatattttatttatttttttatttacattccTATTATTGCTAAAGGGTTCAAAACAGtatattcattttttatgtAAGTGAAACTTGATTTACAAGAGATATTGTATGTCAATAAGGGAAACCAAACTTTTAGGTAACAATATATATGCGAGAGATATTTGTTTAGTCTGTAAATTAAATTTAGttggtttattaaaaatattctaaaatctCTATATTAAAAGATCAGTGGTATAGATAAGTAATTATTGAGAAAAATTCAgggttattttctttttgtactcctgttttaatagattagaaggtacactatttattaaaataaaattactttgGTAACACAAATAATTTTGCGTTTTAAAAATACGGATCATAGTGATAGAGTGTACCTGGTTATTCCTATAAAACTATTATGAATAAAATCAATGATTATTTATGGAATAGAAAAAATGAAATGATGTAAGAAATggaataaaactaaaattactacttgaataaaaaaattcacaCGTTCCATTTATTCACTAAAGTTTAGAATCATGAAACAAAAAATGGATTTTacaaaagatttttttgttccattcaaattaaatatgtgaaatttttaaaaaactttttatgATAGCTATTTCATAGAATCTTATGGAATGATCCATTCTAAATGATTTTATTCCAAGAACATTCCAAATGATTCCAGTTGCAGCCATAATCTAATACTCAATTATCCCCAAAAAAACGGCTGCAGTGAAAATTTTGGGTTCGAATTAACTTTTAATAACTCACACAAAGGATTCCATTTGAACGCAAATGTAACACTACCATAAACACTATTGTTGCTAGTAAATATAGCAAGATCTTATtctcttaattttaaaattaaatcgtGATAACAGATTAGTTGCTATATATGTGCAAATAAAGCTGCGAAATATAGAGTGAACTTGCAATATTTTCTCAATTTCCAGTAAGATCATAACCAACTacaattattttctttataagcACTCCCATTCTTACTTTCTCATAACAACAAACTCAAAACCCTATTCATTAAAGAAAATGTCATCGATAGTACTCATGTTTGTGGTTTTAACCATGGGTTTAAACGTCTCTCAAGCCACATCTCGTGTCACCTTCCACGAGCCATTATTGGCTGACCACCATCAACAATGGATGGATCGATTCTCTCGAGTATATAACAGCGAGCTCGAGAAGCAGATGAGATTCGACGTGTTCAAGAAGAACTTTAAATTCATTGAGGAATTTAATAGAAAGGGAGATAGAACCTACAAGCTTGGTGTCAACGAGTTTGCGGATTGGCCCGAAGAGGATTTCATTGCCACACATACCGGTCTTAGGAGCACTGGCGGATTTTCACCAGCTGGATATTTCTATGAAATGGAACCGTATCGGAACCGGAACGTCACTGATGTCGCCCCTCATGAGACCAAAGATTGGAGAAAGGAAGGAGCTGTAACACCGGTTAGATACCAAGGCCGATGCGGTAAGCTTTAAGGAATTATACATTCTAAACGATGATCTCTAGTGTATGATATGCATAATAAACATTTTGTAGAAATCTGAATTCCATGGTTTCATcataatctttttaaaaacgtAGACTCCAAGTTCGGTTTCTCAGTCTAGCTTAGGTTTAGAGTATTAAGAAACTCATTGATAAGAAAACTAATCAATGTTTATATGTGAGCAGGAGGTTGTTGGGCGTTCTCAGCTGTTGCCGCTGTGGAAGGTGTGAAAAAGATT belongs to Brassica rapa cultivar Chiifu-401-42 chromosome A07, CAAS_Brap_v3.01, whole genome shotgun sequence and includes:
- the LOC103828984 gene encoding heavy metal-associated isoprenylated plant protein 29, which encodes MTTVVEMDVPMDCPGCERKVRKALESIKGVHDVQIDMNQQKVTVTGSAEQKKVLKVARSITGREVCLWSCPYHPESNGFNDKYYKKKFRKRIIMSKNGEKVNSYNYYMHGYHGHDHGYHQERPYSGHIDENATSMFSEENPHFCNIM